CCTGGAGGTCGAGCTCGTCGTCGGGGTACAGCCGCCACCGGCCGAACCGGCGGTAGTCGTTGAAGCGCAGGTGGTGTCCGTCGTCGGCGCCGGCTTCGGGGAGGAAGTCGACGATAACGAGGTCGTGCGCGGCGATCGGTTCGGTCCGGGGCAGCCAGAGGAAGCGGCCGGTCATTTTCAGGTGGACCCAGAGGGTGCGGCGGCCGGCGAGGCGGATGAGGATGTTCTTGCCGCGCCGGTCGACGGACTCGATCCGCCGGCCTCTCAGGGCCTCGTCCAGAAACCGCGCGCCGAGCGAGGGGCTGACGGTGACGGAGGATTTAGGCGCGCGGACGGTCACCCGGCCGATGGTGCGGCCGACCACGACGCGGCGCAGGCCGCGGCAGACGACTTCAACCTCGGGGAGTTCGGGCATGGTTCACCTCGGGGCGGCGCCGGAGGCCGTCCGACTTACAGCGCTTTCCCGTTCAGGACGGCGTTGAGGAAGACGCCGGTATAGGAGTGCTTGTCGCGGGCGACGACCTCGGGGGGGCCGACGCTGATGATCCGTCCGCCCTCGTCGCCCCCCTCCGGTCCGATGTCGATGATCCAGTCGGCCGTCTTGATGACGTCGAGGTTGTGCTCGATCACGATCACCGTGTTGCCGCGGTCGACCAGCTCGTTGAGGACGCCCAGGAGCATGCGGATGTCCTCGAAGTGGAGCCCGGTGGTGGGTTCGTCGAGGATGTAGAGGGTGCGGCCGGTGGCGACCTTGGACAGTTCGGCGGCCAGTTTGACCCGCTGGGCTTCGCCGCCGGAGAGAGTGGTCGCCTGCTGGCCGAGGTGGATGTAGCCGAGGCCGACCTCGCGGAGCGTGAGGAGCTTGTTCTTGATGCGGGGGATATTTTCGAAGAAGGCGAGGGCCTCGTCGACGGTCATGTCGAGGATCTCGGCGATGTTGCGCCCTTTCCAGGCGATTTCGAGCGTCTCGCGGTTGTACCGCTTTCCCTTGCAGACCTCGCAGGGGACGTAGACGTCGGGGAGGAAGTGCATTTCGATCTTGATGATGCCGTCCCCCTCGCAGGCCTCGCACCGGCCCCCCTTGACGTTGAACGAGAACCGTCCGGGCTGATACCCGCGGGCCTTGGACTCGGGGATGGCGGCGAAGAGGTCGCGGATGTGGGTGAACACGCCGGTGTAGGTGGCCGGGTTGGAGCGGGGGGTGCGGCCGATCGGGGACTGGTCGATGTCGATGACTTTATCGATGTGTTCGAGCCCGGCGATGGCGCCGTACGGCAGGGGCGGGCGCCGAGAGCCGAAAAAGTGCCGGGCGAGGATCGGGTAGAGCGTCTCGTTCACCAGGGTTGATTTGCCGGAGCCGGAGACGCCGGTGACGGCGATGAAGAGGCCGAGGGGGAACTCGACGTCGGCCGCTTTCAGGTTGTTGCCGCGGCAGCCGGTGAGGGCGATGGTTTTCCCGTTGGGGCGGCGGCGCTGGCCGGGGATTTCAATCTTCCGTTCTCCCTTGAGGTACTGGCCGGTGAGCGACTCGCGCGACCGCGTGATGTCGCGGAGGGTACCCTGGGCGACCACCTGCCCGCCGTGAATGCCGGCGCGGGGGCCGAGGTCGATGATGTGGTCGGCGGCCTCGATGGTCTCGCGGTCGTGCTCGACCACCAGGACGGTGTTGCCGATGTCGCGCAGCTCGGTCAGGGTGGCGAGGAGTTTGCGGTTGTCGCGCTGGTGCAGGCCGATCGAGGGCTCGTCGAGGATGTAGAGCACGCCGACCAGGCGCGAGCCGATCTGGGTGGCGAGCCGGATGCGCTGGGCCTCGCCGCCCGAGAGCGTCTGGGCCGCCCGGTTCAAAGTCAGGTAATCGAGGCCCACGTCGCACAGGAACTGGAGCCGCTCGCGGATCTCTTTGAGGATCTGGCGGGCGATCGTCTCCTGGCGCTTGGTCAGGGTGATGCGGCGGAAGAAGGCGGCCGCCTGCTTGATCGACATGGACGTGATGCTGTCGATCGTCTCGCGGTCGAGGATGACGGCGAGCGCCTCCGGCTTGAGGCGGGCGCCGCGGCAGGCCGGGCAGTCGCTCACCGACATGAAATTCTCGATCCACATCCGGACGTTGTTCGATTCGGTCTGGCGGTAGCGGCGTTCGAGGTGCGGAATGACGCCTTCGAAGGGCGCCCGGTAGATGCCGCCGCCGTGCCCGCGGCCCGTCATGTGCTCGTACGAGAATTCGATTTCCTCGCGCCCGGAGCCGTAGAGCACCACTTTCCGGACTTTCTCGGGCAGCTTCTGGAACGGGGTGGAGAGTTTGAAATCGAAGTGGCGGGCGAGCCCCTTGAGCATGTAGCGGTACCAGTTGGCGAGATCGTGCCCGCCCCAGGGGCGGATCGCGCCGTCGGAAATCGAAAGCGAAGGGTCGGGGATCACCAACCGCGGGTCGATCTCCATCTTCTGCCCCAGACCGTCGCACACCGGGCAGGCGCCGAACGGGGAATTGAACGAGAACAGCCGGGGGGTGGGCTCCTCGTAGCTGATGTTGCAGTTGAGGCAGGCGAACTGCTCGGAATAGAGGAGGTCCTGTCCCTTGATGTTGATGAGGACGGTTCCCTGCCCCACCTTGAGGGCCGTCTCCACCGAATCGGCCAACCGGGTGCGCGAGCTTTCTTTCACGACCAGGCGGTCGACCACCGCCTCGATCGTATGCTTCTTGTTTTTGTCCAGGCTGATGTCGGCCTCGGATTCGACGATCTCGCCGTTGATGCGCAGGCGGACAAAACCCTCGCCCCGGGCCTCGTCGATCACGTCCTTGTGCTCCCCCTTCTTGCCGCGGACCAGCGGCGCGAGCACCATCAGGCGCGTCCCCTCCTCGAAACCGAGGACGCTGTCGACGATTTGCTCGACCGTCTGCTGCGAAATCGGCTGGCCGCAGGAGACGCAGTGGGGAACGCCGACGCGCGCGAAGAGCAGACGGAGGTAGTCGTAGATTTCGGTGACGGTGCCGACGGTGGAGCGGGGGTTCTTGGCCGCGCTGCGCTGTTCGATCGAAATGGCCGGGGAGAGTCCCTCGATGAAATCGACGTCCGGCTTCTCCATCAGGCCGAGGAACTGGCGGGCGTAGGCGGAGAGGGACTCGACATAGCGCCGCTGCCCCTCGGCGTAGATGGTGTCGAAGGCGAGGGAGGATTTGCCGGATCCGGAGAGCCCGGTAATGACGGTCAGGGTGTTGCGGGGGATTTTGACGTCGATATTCTGGAGGTTATGTTCGCGCGCCCCTTTGACATGCAGGTATTCCTGGTTGCGCTTGTTACGGGCCTTGTTGTTGATCCGGGTGCGGTTGTCGGGTTTCACGCTGGTCGCCATCGGCATCTCCGATTTTGTGTCAACCCGTAATATACTACACCGGTTCCCCGCCGCCAACGGCGACTTCGATTTCGCCATCACATTATGCGGGCCGCCGCTACCAGAGCCCGCCTGGCCCGGCCAAGCGCAAGGACGCCGGAGCGAGGGGAGGAAAGCTCCTTGACCGGGCGCGGGCGGTGTGCTAAATTCGGGTCATGTCGCACGATAAGCATCAGGAATTCTTCGACCGGCTGGCGGCGGAATGGGACCTCATGTTCACCGCGGTGGATCTTGAGTTCCTCCAGCATATTGTTGACCAGCTTGATATTAGGCAGGGCTGGGACATCCTGGATCTCGGTTGCGGCACCGGAGTATTGTTCGACATGCTGCGGCGTCGGGTGGGCGAGACCGGATCTGTCACAGGGGTGGATTTTTCGTTTCAGATGGCTCAGCGGGCGAACCTTAATTTCCCCTTTCCCAATGTCGCGGTGGTTGATGCCGACGCGCAGATGCTGCCGTTTCGGGACAGTGCCTTCGACATGGCCGTCGCGTTTTCGGCCTTTCCGCATTTCTCCGACCAGCAGAAAGCGCTCCTGGAGACCCATCGGGTGCTCAAGCCGAGAGCCCGTTTCTACATTATTCACCTGGAGTCCTCCCGGGATTTGAACCAGCTCCACCAGCGGATCGGCGGGGCGGTGGCGTCCGACCTGATTCCGCCGGGGGAGCGGTTGCGGGAGATGTTCAGCACGAGCAAGTTTGTCGAGGTGACCATCGAGGACCATCCGGGCCTGTACCTCGCGACGGCGATGAATCTGAAGTAGTCTATCGGTGTCACCAACTACCGCCAGGACCCGATTCGTGGCGCACTCGGCGCTCTACCTTGCGCTGGCGGTGCTTTTGCCGATCGGGTTCCACGCGCTGGGGGTGGCCGGGCGGATTTTCCTGCCGATGCACTTTCCCATTCTGCTGGCCGGGTTTCTGGCCGGGCCGGCGGCCGGCGTGGTGGTGGGGCTGCTGGCGCCGGGGTTGTCGCACCTGCTCACCGGCATGCCGCCGACCTACGCGGTGCCGCTCATGTCGCTGGAACTGCCCATGTACGGTCTGGCGGCGGGGATTGCCTACCGCCGGCTTCACCTGAATATCTACATCGCGCTCGTTGCGGCGATGATCGTGGGGCGGCTGATGTTCGGGCTGGGGTTGCTCGTGCTCGGTCTGTTCATGAATCTCCCCTACAACGCGGCCCAGTTCTTCTCCGCCGGCGGGGCGATCGTCACGGGTCTGCCGGGGATGGCCGTCCAGATACTGCTGATTCCGCTGATCGTGGCCGCGGTGCGGCGGGAGCGCACCCGCCCGGCGCCCGGAGAAGCCGCGGCCGCGCCGGACAAGCCGTAGGGCCGCGCACTTTCAGAGAATGAGCAGCGGGGCGACCGCCTCGTGCAGGGCCGCCCGGTAGTGCAGGCCACCGACCTCCAGCGAGCGCATGATGCGGCCGAAGGTTTCAAATTCCGCCGGTTGCGCCAGGCGGACCTCCCGAATTTCGCGGGTGTCGGTGAACCGGAAATCGCCGCTTTCGAAGCGGGCCTGGAACACGTACGACCGCCAGGGAATGTCGCCATCGGTGTGGGTGAAGGTGACGCGCGATATGAGGAGGAAGCGTTCCAGCGCGAGAGCCGCGCCGGTCTCCTCCATCGCCTCGCGGGCGATCCCCTCTTCGAACGACTCGCCGGGGTGCAGGCCGCCGGAGGGGGCGCGGTACAAACCGGGCGGGTAGTGGTGTTTGGCGATCACCACGATCCGCCCGTCTTTGACGATGTACATCGTCGCATCGTGCTCGCGCTGGAACCGCTGGGAGGAGCGGATGAAGGCGTGCTCGCGGGCGGACACGGGAAAGGTGAACGCGGTTTCGCCGGGCCGCCCGTAGCGGGCGGCCATGGCCTCGACCATCGCGGGGGTGACGTACATGCGGTTGTCCGGTCGGCGAGTTCCTTGCGGCTCGCCGGCTACGAAAACAGAGGGATAATCTCCTTCTGCAGCGGCAGCGTCGTGACCTCGGCTCCCTCATGGCCGATGAGTACATCGATTTCGGTGCGCAGGCCGCAGGCGTCGGTGTAGATTCCCGGCTCGATCGAGAAGAGGTGTCCCTTGCGGAGCTTGCGGCTGTCCTCGGTTTCGAGATTGTCGATATTCGGTCCCGGGCCGTGCTCGGACGAGGTGATCGAGTGGCCGGTGCGGTGGGTGAAATACTGGCCGTAGCCGGCCTTGTCGATGACCCCCCGGCAGACATCGTCGACATCCGCGCCGCGGACCGGCTTGGTTTCGATGTTGCGCCGAACGTAGTCGACGGCGGCGTCCCGGGCCTCCGCCAGCACCGCGAACATGTCGCGGTAGGTCTGCGGAATCTCGGCGGCCGTTCCCGCAAAGGCCATCCAGGTGATGTCGCCGTACACGCCATCCTCCCGGTTCAACTTCGCCCAGAGATCAAGGAGGATCAGCTGTCCTTTCCGGACGGGGGCGCAGTGCTCCGGGGTCGGCTCGTAGTGGGGGTTGCCCGCGTTGGCGTGGACGGCGCAAATCGGGGAGCTGTCGGTGGTCATATCATAGGCGCGGAACTGCCGGAGCATGAACTGGACGACGTCGTATTCGGTCAGGGGCGTTCCCTCGGCCAGGCTCGCGCGGATGTGAGCGAGCGTCTTTTCCTTGATCTCCAGCAGGTTGCGGGCGGCCATGCGGTGGGTGGCGATCTGCTCGACGCCGAGGGCGGCCTGGAAATGGGCCACCAGGTTGGCCGACGAGAGCACCTCGATCCCCAGGTCGCGCACCAATTCGACGGTACCGGCGTCGACCAGGCCGATATACGGCAGCCGCCCTTTGGGAGCATACTCCATGGCGACCCGGGAGACGCTGGAGAGCACGCGGGCGAGTTCTTTCTCCAGCGCCTTGTAGCCGGAGAAGACGATCTTGCGGCCGGGGAGGGCGGCGAAGCGATCCTGTTCGATGGCGTGGACGAGCGCCGTCGGTTCTCCGATGGCGGGGATGAAGTAGAAGGAGCGGCGCGTAATCATCCCCTTCAGGCCGAGCATCTCAATCGCGATGGTGTTGCGGCCGTGGAAGTCGGCCAGGAGCCATCCATCGAGTTCGTGGTTGCCGAGGTAGGTTTGAATAGCCTCGATGTCCATGGGTCAGACCTTTCGCAGCGTGAGCGGTTGTTGGGTGCCAGTATAATGCATGGGGGGTGGGGTTGTCGACCGTTATTTGGCCGCCGCTCTTGACGCGTCGGGCCGAGCGATCTACCTTGCCGGTGACAGCGGGGGCTGTCACGTATGTCCGAACCAGTGCGGATCGTCATCACCGGGGCGCCGGCCTCCGGCAAGACCAAGTTTTTCGAGCGGCTGCGCGGGCACCCCTCGCTGAGCGATTTCCTCTTTTTCGAGGAGCTCGCCCGGCGACTGCTGGTCGAGGATGCCGGCTACCGCGAACGCCCGGCCGATTTCCACCGCGAGATCTATCGCCGCCAGCGGGCCCGCGAGGACGCCGCGCCGAGACGGTCGTTCATCACCGACCGCGGCACGGCCGACGCCTTCGCCTTCCACCCGGAGACGGCTGCGGAGGTCGGCACGACGCCGGCCGCCGAGTACCGGCGGTACACCGGGGTCATCCAGCTCGGCACGGCCGCCGCGCTGGGGCCGGAGTACTACCAGGCGGACGAAGTCCGCATCGAGCCGATCGCGGCGGTGCTGGCTCTCGAGCGGCAGATCCGGTCGGTCTGGGAGCGGCACCCGGGTTACCAATTTGTCCCGGCGCGGGAATCGGTGGACGAAAAATACGCGGTTTTCGTGGAGATCGTGTGCCGGCTGGCCGGAAAAACACCGGTTTAATTTGACAGCGGGGGGGATCCTGGCGTTTATAAGATACTGAAAGACAGGGACTAAAATGTCGAGGGAGCTATGAGATTACCGCTCGTGATGGCCGCTCTGCTGCTGTGG
This genomic stretch from Candidatus Zixiibacteriota bacterium harbors:
- a CDS encoding methyltransferase domain-containing protein — translated: MSHDKHQEFFDRLAAEWDLMFTAVDLEFLQHIVDQLDIRQGWDILDLGCGTGVLFDMLRRRVGETGSVTGVDFSFQMAQRANLNFPFPNVAVVDADAQMLPFRDSAFDMAVAFSAFPHFSDQQKALLETHRVLKPRARFYIIHLESSRDLNQLHQRIGGAVASDLIPPGERLREMFSTSKFVEVTIEDHPGLYLATAMNLK
- the uvrA gene encoding excinuclease ABC subunit UvrA, translating into MATSVKPDNRTRINNKARNKRNQEYLHVKGAREHNLQNIDVKIPRNTLTVITGLSGSGKSSLAFDTIYAEGQRRYVESLSAYARQFLGLMEKPDVDFIEGLSPAISIEQRSAAKNPRSTVGTVTEIYDYLRLLFARVGVPHCVSCGQPISQQTVEQIVDSVLGFEEGTRLMVLAPLVRGKKGEHKDVIDEARGEGFVRLRINGEIVESEADISLDKNKKHTIEAVVDRLVVKESSRTRLADSVETALKVGQGTVLINIKGQDLLYSEQFACLNCNISYEEPTPRLFSFNSPFGACPVCDGLGQKMEIDPRLVIPDPSLSISDGAIRPWGGHDLANWYRYMLKGLARHFDFKLSTPFQKLPEKVRKVVLYGSGREEIEFSYEHMTGRGHGGGIYRAPFEGVIPHLERRYRQTESNNVRMWIENFMSVSDCPACRGARLKPEALAVILDRETIDSITSMSIKQAAAFFRRITLTKRQETIARQILKEIRERLQFLCDVGLDYLTLNRAAQTLSGGEAQRIRLATQIGSRLVGVLYILDEPSIGLHQRDNRKLLATLTELRDIGNTVLVVEHDRETIEAADHIIDLGPRAGIHGGQVVAQGTLRDITRSRESLTGQYLKGERKIEIPGQRRRPNGKTIALTGCRGNNLKAADVEFPLGLFIAVTGVSGSGKSTLVNETLYPILARHFFGSRRPPLPYGAIAGLEHIDKVIDIDQSPIGRTPRSNPATYTGVFTHIRDLFAAIPESKARGYQPGRFSFNVKGGRCEACEGDGIIKIEMHFLPDVYVPCEVCKGKRYNRETLEIAWKGRNIAEILDMTVDEALAFFENIPRIKNKLLTLREVGLGYIHLGQQATTLSGGEAQRVKLAAELSKVATGRTLYILDEPTTGLHFEDIRMLLGVLNELVDRGNTVIVIEHNLDVIKTADWIIDIGPEGGDEGGRIISVGPPEVVARDKHSYTGVFLNAVLNGKAL
- a CDS encoding NUDIX hydrolase, whose product is MYVTPAMVEAMAARYGRPGETAFTFPVSAREHAFIRSSQRFQREHDATMYIVKDGRIVVIAKHHYPPGLYRAPSGGLHPGESFEEGIAREAMEETGAALALERFLLISRVTFTHTDGDIPWRSYVFQARFESGDFRFTDTREIREVRLAQPAEFETFGRIMRSLEVGGLHYRAALHEAVAPLLIL
- a CDS encoding ECF transporter S component, giving the protein MSPTTARTRFVAHSALYLALAVLLPIGFHALGVAGRIFLPMHFPILLAGFLAGPAAGVVVGLLAPGLSHLLTGMPPTYAVPLMSLELPMYGLAAGIAYRRLHLNIYIALVAAMIVGRLMFGLGLLVLGLFMNLPYNAAQFFSAGGAIVTGLPGMAVQILLIPLIVAAVRRERTRPAPGEAAAAPDKP
- a CDS encoding aminopeptidase P family protein yields the protein MDIEAIQTYLGNHELDGWLLADFHGRNTIAIEMLGLKGMITRRSFYFIPAIGEPTALVHAIEQDRFAALPGRKIVFSGYKALEKELARVLSSVSRVAMEYAPKGRLPYIGLVDAGTVELVRDLGIEVLSSANLVAHFQAALGVEQIATHRMAARNLLEIKEKTLAHIRASLAEGTPLTEYDVVQFMLRQFRAYDMTTDSSPICAVHANAGNPHYEPTPEHCAPVRKGQLILLDLWAKLNREDGVYGDITWMAFAGTAAEIPQTYRDMFAVLAEARDAAVDYVRRNIETKPVRGADVDDVCRGVIDKAGYGQYFTHRTGHSITSSEHGPGPNIDNLETEDSRKLRKGHLFSIEPGIYTDACGLRTEIDVLIGHEGAEVTTLPLQKEIIPLFS
- a CDS encoding AAA family ATPase yields the protein MSEPVRIVITGAPASGKTKFFERLRGHPSLSDFLFFEELARRLLVEDAGYRERPADFHREIYRRQRAREDAAPRRSFITDRGTADAFAFHPETAAEVGTTPAAEYRRYTGVIQLGTAAALGPEYYQADEVRIEPIAAVLALERQIRSVWERHPGYQFVPARESVDEKYAVFVEIVCRLAGKTPV